The DNA window ttgttgaTTTGCAAAACAAATGACGGTAAAAAGTCGAAGAGGAAGAGATCGGTActgatgagaaaaaaaataaatgaatattttcttatcaaatttgttgtcatttttttattaataacgaAAACAACGATGAATGGGAAGAGGAAGACGATCACTAGGCTATTCCAACCATTGAAACACTCTCATGTTCAAACCATATATGTTGAAGACGAAGATGGTAATAAAAACGATGAAAGCGATGACGATCACAAAGAAgtcaatattgtttattatgtTAGTTAGATTAAATGACCTAGTTTAGATAGTTCGGTGGTGATAGATTAGACTAAATactaaataattgaaaattatgaACAAATGAGAGATCATGAATTAATAATGTAAGTTGTTTTAAACTCAATATTAACTTATCCAAATATTCTTagagataaaattaaataagaacatGTCTAGAAACCTTAGGTGACAAGACCAATGCAAGTATCATGAATGCACCATACCCGCTGAGCCAATATCATGTTCAGCGACCCTACTGAAGGTACACTATGTCACAATCTGTCACAATCTTGTTTTTAACGGTTTGtttatgattatttaaactacTCAATTCAAGCAATATTGTATCAATCCTTCTTTCGttcattatattaaaatacattttattaattttatataatattcatatattttgaatatttttattatagaattGTTATCATTTAACTCCAAACCAAATCTAAATTTGGGTTAGGTGTAAAATAATCACTTCTCTTATTTCTTGTTTTAGGACAAATTTTTCGTAAGAGCTTGTACGAAGATTAAgattatttacaattatttgttaatattcaaataatcacAAACCACGTACAAGTTTGGGTGTTATCTTCAATCTCTAAAATTTGGACAACTCAATTAAACATTTTGTTAggtatgttttattaataactCAATTAAACATTTTGTTAGGAATGTgttattaacatatttagttaTATGTCATGTCTTCTAAATCAAATGTTCTAGTTTTCACTCTTGTTTTAGTCTAAGTTTATTCTTGTAGGCTAATTCAACCTTACATTTTCATGAttatcagttttttttttatttcaattaagttatttttatcatatttgattGTGTAACCAATGATAACAAGACACGAGAAATTTTCGATCTTAGTACCCACTACGCGGTACACAGAAGATCAACCCAATCTCGACTTAGACAAAATCACTTTCTTTTATCCCAGTTGTTTGCATTTAGATAGTAACCCAATCTCGACTTAGACAAAATCACTTTCTTTTATCCCAGTTAGTTGTTTGCATTTAAATAGTATGAGAATAGACCAAAAGGAGGAATCCGCCCGAGAAGGGACTTGCGTCTAATTAGCTAGTTGGTGAGGTAGCTTTATATGACTATTTGTAACGTGGACAGTTGGATGGGTTTAAGTGATTAGATCTCATCCGTTGGGAAGTCAAACAAGTGTCCGACCTCCTTTCGGTCGTCTACAGTATATATGAACGTCAGAAACTCTTTCGCTTTTGGCTCTTCTCAATAAAGgctgatatatatatttttaatatatgaattattttctaaaaaaactaaaatatataaatattcaaccTATTTACATGTAAGCAATTTAATATGTGGAATAAATTATTTGTGAAATAGATGCAACTCTAGTGGAAGAGTTGTCATTAGCAATTTCAAGGTtctgagttatttaaaaataacttaacataaTTCACAATTCCATTTTgtatcttattattaattatactattaaaatatattatgtttatttatttatttttaaaatcactatatatttatcttttaaaaaaattaccatTTGTTTTAATCGAAGAACATAATTTGAATACCTAACCTTATTTTTAACAACtcctaataaaaaaacattgcaAACTCTACTTCTTACACATATCAAGAATCTATTCAAAATCTAAACATACATTGAATATGTAAAGTGATGTGTTAATAACAATTTCGGCATAATCAAATTTCGTTTATATCATAAATCTCTCCTAACAACCAAATTCAATCTTTGTTTTTGCTACTAATCAGTTGTCTTTGTCTCTTatcataattcataataataagaaatagaGCCTAAGAAaccaaaaattacaaatttaattcctactaaaattgtttaaattaagtGGGCAGAGTCTGACAtcctaaatatattaaaaaaaaattgttgtctATTTCCTCTTTGCAATTCCCTTACCACAAATTTAGTGGCAGATAAGAAAAGAATAACCtctcaaaatttaatttatccccttaactaatttaataaatttttattagctTTAAGCCTTTTTCAATAGTTGGAAACCAAAAAATAGTAACCATTGTAGATCTATTGATGCCTCTATATAAGACAATTTCTTTCACACAAAAACTCAATACAATCTTAGTATGAGCAGCCAAAGCCACTCAATGCCAAAATCTACTTCATGATCTTGGTATCAAAATTGTGTATACAAACCACAAACAAATGGGCgggtgtaaaaaaaatatttatgtttacaAGTTGCATACACCTTTTTCATCTATATCCCTACCATTTAGTTCACATATTCAATCAATTACTCCATCATTTGAGCCGGTCTCGAGTTTTGGGCTGCCACAACTCTGTTTGGAAAAATgctgatataattttattgccTGAgatatagtttaaaaaattgataaaaaaatagttttagtaAAATTTTAACTCATAACCATATAAGAATTTTAAGTGTTTATCTTGAACCACTAAACTATaacattttatctttaaaattacaataaatttaactaaatagcttaatatttttaacaaataagcCACCGCCCTAAAGAAGAGGGGTCTGCCCTAGTCCATCCATAGTCTTGtgaattaaacaaattttattagaaaaatcattaaaaaaaatgattagatATAAATTCATGGTTCACTAACATTTGAATCCTCAGCCAcaaaatgttaatataataattatccaGGATTagattaattttgttaataattataaaaattattatatttatttaacataatataaaatatacttaattatgaacaaatttattttattcgcTTTGTAAGCCCCAAACCTATTACCGATTCAACACCATCTAACATTTGCATCCAAAATTCACATGGGAAAAATGGGTTAACTCATTTATGACCATTTTTAGAAGCTATTCTCAGTAGTTAGTAACCCGTAAAAGAAATACCATATGCAAGATTCTAATTTTTCTTTTGACATAGAAGGATTTCTAGCCGCGCCGGTCCCGAGAACACGTAAAAAAGAatattcagttttttttattaaatggattgCTTTATTAAATGGATTGCCTAGAATgtgggctgccctagcccgTAGGCTTGCCCCAAGGCCGGCTCTGATGTTAATCCTCCTCAAAATGTTGATGCAACACTATTCAAGCTAAACCATCTAGCATGAACCCTTACCATCATGATCCCGCTTGCATCATCTATGACCATATTCGAGACACATCTTcaatctataaaatataaaacaaaagagAACTTGTCTTATTGcaataaatatgaaaacaaaagtTGTTATATCTTGATATTTTATCtaatctcataaaaaaaatattcctatATATACAATTTTCATGTGCCTACTAATAAACCAAGACCAATATCATGGGATATAATAAGTCTTTTAAACTGCAATGGTTAAGCACCAAAAATGTGCATTTGTAAAATCAGCAAATCAAATCAATGGTAGCTAAATGAATATAGATTTAAGAATTAACCCATTATTACAACATGAAATAACATTtagatataaataaacaaatatgattattttgtaATTCAAAATTGATAATACGAATGATTTGAGAGAAGAATTGATGGGTTGAGTGGATAGTACTTAGATTATTTGGATAACTggatttaaaatctaaataatccACACATCCAAGACCAAGAAGAAGGTCTACAGTCTAAGTTCCCCATCAACTACCCAACTAGAGTATGATATTATAATCCGAAACTCTTCAAAAATTGGCCCCCCATTggaaacaattttaaatttctgAAATGTAACATTCCAAACATTCTATATCTAGATTACaaaggaaaataaaacaaaaaatagagCCATCTAGTAGATGCTCAAATACTATGATCTACTTCCTAAGCCTACAAGGACTATTTTgtggccttgtttgatctaggatttatttgaataaccaagtggttattttcaaataatcatgtTTCATGTAGGTTATTGAAAACATGTTGATTTTAAtaggtattttggttgatgatttgagtAGATTGATAATTGGAtagttgattatttgaaataaaacttAGATAACTCAAACCAAAACAAGGCCTTAAATGATAAGTGATTGAAACAAACTACTATGCGCCTGCAATTTCAAGAATGAAGCTGGGGAAACGCCAGAGTGAGAATCACATCAACGAGCAAGAATTGTGTTTCCATTATTAACACCCAAACATTAGaagtagaaaataaataacCACATATATATGCACAAAATGTTCAAGAAATTGGTGATATAAGCTCAAAATGCTCAACTCAACCTTGTTCATTACCTGTTCATATTTGCACTGCAGTATATAGAAACCAAATTGGTTCAATGAAAATCACTGGAGCTTCAAAACTGAACCACCAGTGTCACTGAAGAAGAAAGCAGCTCAAAAACAAGAACCTGAAATAATATAGACAAATACATTTAACATATGTAGCAAGAAAAAAAGAtggaaggaaagaaagaaaaaaactaagAGCTTAAGGCAATGGAGAATTGGAGATGACCCCTCATATTTTCATTGTTTGTCCTTTTTGTATTCAATATTTCGGGCTCTTGTGGAACTgtaagagattttttttatcttggaAAATTTCAAGAAAAACTTTATTAAATCAAATGTGATGAGAACCATCAAATCACTTCATTCATCAACTTCATACTAATTTAACCTAagtaatcttaaaattttcagaTAACAAGATTTTTATTACATAACCtagatttttattttccaaacAAGCTCAAGAATACAGAGTGAGTCATGCCTGGTACAATCATCATTGCTGAGAAGCCTAGATCCATCTTTGTAAGGGGCTACCACAAGAAATGACTTTCAATCTTGGTCATCTTTTTGTGGATCATTTTGCTTAAACggttttctctttttcttttcattttaaacGATATAAAGAGGGTATTTTCCCATATGTTAGTTTGATCCCTTGTCTAATTAACATGACATTACCAAAGAAAATCTTGGAatctcataaataaaaaaatttaaagaacaTTAAGTCACCTTTATCGTCAAGGAATGATCCCGTGAACAAAGAACTTGTGACCTCTATAAGAAAGAAATCTTTCCTCAGCCCCAACACTCCATAAATGGCCTTGTAGCTCCATAGCTCCTTTTACGCCCGTCGTTTTCCACACAAACTCAAAAAGCCCAAGAGCCTTATTCAACTGTCTTAAACCATTCATAACCATCTTCTCATCATTTGAAGTCAAGATTTTCCCCATGTACAAATAAAAGTTATTCTTTCTCTCAGCCTCACAAAACCCACCACAAAGATCCAAATCAACTGCACTAATGCTTCCATAGAGGTAGTAAAGCAAAAGAATGAACAAGCACCGAGATGAATGACCTAATGACTTTGTTAGCTTCTTCTGCAATAAACTTTCCTGAAACTGACTCTCTCTATACCCAATGCTTTTATCTATCAACAaatctttaatttgaaaaagCCCTTCTTTCATGGCCTCAAGTCTCGTCAAGTGAGAAACCAATTCACTCTCGAATTTCAAACAACTAATAAGATCACCGAACATCTCTCCAACTTCCCCCCAGCTATGAGTCTCAGGTGAAGACCCGATTCTCTTAGGAGAGAGACGCATCCATGAAGCAGTTTCAAGGTCATATGATGTTGCAACGTTCAAGAATTCTAAACAAGTGGATACAATTTGTTGAGCCATTTTAATTTCATTGGATGGAGATTGATGTATTCTAACATCAAGTTCGGTTTTCAATTCGGTTAGTAGCTCCTCGAGTGCACCTGTCCAGATCTGGTATTGTGTAACCTGTGGACATATTGCAAGTCGCACCAATTTTTTATGTTGAGCAGAAATGTTCAGAAAGTTGCACACCTCTGTTAGCGAAGTAATCGTGACTGGCACTCTTTCACTCGGTTTACAGAAGAAAGGAAACCGACCCTTTGAATTGTTTGCTAATGCTTGTTGCATTTTTGGAGATCCAATGAAATATCTAGCTAATGACTTGAAAGAAAGCATGTCTTTGGTAACTCGATCATCGGTGAGTACAGTATGATCATTAGTATTAATCAACCTTCTATCAAGCACATCAACATTTCTCAAAGATTGTGATAATTGTGACAGCTTTGGAAATCCATTCTCATGAGAATCAAATGGCATTGGTTCTTCATGATAATCTCTAAAGCAGTTATTAAGCAGAATATTTAGATGAAGAATTGTATCTTGCCTGGCCCTTGAACGTTTTGGATAATTGAAGAGTTTCAGAACGTATTTGTAGGCTACCATTCTgcagttttttttcaaattaccCTTGATGAGATGGAGATCCAAACAGCCTGCAAGAACATAAAACAAACATTCATGTCAAATCATAGGAAtgggaagatgaagaagaagaagaagatactGGGTTTTGCTTAATTTAGAGTTTCCAAGAGACAAAAGCTCAAAATAACCTGACGCGATTAACAGtcgagagagagggagagaagACGGGAGATTGTGCAGTGAGATGTAGCAGCATTTGGGTTTAACCCTAAAGGCGAGTTCTGAGTTAACTCAGGGATAAAAGTTGAGAAAATAAGCCCATTGTctctttaaaaaatgatatataagaagaagaagaagaagaaaaggatgTTGATAGAAGAACACAGCGGCGGAGAGGAAAGATGGTAATTTGGTCGTACCCACCTACGCGCAAGCAACTAGCAATCAGCGTTGGGCTATTCCTTACCGGCGCGTCCCTCTTTGCGATCGGAGCACATCTCTCTTTCGTCAACGTTGCCCCACAACAAGCCCGCACCAAAGCTCGGAGCGACTTCGTCAAGGACCGTCTTCGAAAGATACTCGATGATTGAATCGCCCATCTTATTTAGAATCTTCTGAAGGCGAATGGTGAAGACTGAAGACGGTGGTTAGTTTCCTTCATTTCTGGGTTTTTtctttagggtttagggtttggatAATGTTCATCTGTGAATATCCACTGTCTGGTGTGTTGATGTAATTGGACTACTTGTTCTTTGTTTTTGGATCTCGATTTGGGTTGGGTATGATAGTTATTAACCTTCAACTGTTTGTGGAAATGCTTAAATGAATCAAAACAGTggattatcaaattaaatttgttgtTTTGATAAGATAactgaattaaattattttctaaatgaaTGAAAAGTGTTCCTCATTATCAAAAATTTAATCGAAAATTTCTTCCTTTGATTCATCAAATGGGTTAAATAACAAATGGTTCAAACAAGGCTCAATCAAAgtaaaagttttataaaataataatttatttaatttataaaataaaatatttgtaatattatctTCACATAAATTTCAACTATTTAGAAATTAATCTGGTTAGGTTTATAATATTACTACTTGATATACTGgaaaaattactaatattatacgtatatcgaaaatattgtaTCGCAATATATCGTAAATATCGACTTTTAAGGTATGTCGAGAAAAATGTAAGATATGgtaccgataccgaaattattggtacggtaaaatatgcgattttaaaaattttgatatatcgagatatatcgaaataataaaatattatttataaattaaaatataatatatatatatatatataataaataattaaataaatttaatattaatttaattatataaatataattttggaataatatcaaaatataattatactgaaatattattcaatatatacaaAATCTATTTTACGatgaaattgattatttttaagttaatatgttttttttatgtatcaaatgtataatacAGATATCGTACCAAAATTAAGATATAccaaaatcaaggtaaggtaaatgtataaatttttcGTATACCGAAATtgaggtataccgaaatcaaggtatgCCGAAATTAAGTTAAGGTAAAGGTAAGAATTTTTTATATACCGAAATTTTCgataaggtataaggtatgtataaaacattaaggtatac is part of the Impatiens glandulifera chromosome 1, dImpGla2.1, whole genome shotgun sequence genome and encodes:
- the LOC124919274 gene encoding uncharacterized protein LOC124919274, coding for MVAYKYVLKLFNYPKRSRARQDTILHLNILLNNCFRDYHEEPMPFDSHENGFPKLSQLSQSLRNVDVLDRRLINTNDHTVLTDDRVTKDMLSFKSLARYFIGSPKMQQALANNSKGRFPFFCKPSERVPVTITSLTEVCNFLNISAQHKKLVRLAICPQVTQYQIWTGALEELLTELKTELDVRIHQSPSNEIKMAQQIVSTCLEFLNVATSYDLETASWMRLSPKRIGSSPETHSWGEVGEMFGDLISCLKFESELVSHLTRLEAMKEGLFQIKDLLIDKSIGYRESQFQESLLQKKLTKSLGHSSRCLFILLLYYLYGSISAVDLDLCGGFCEAERKNNFYLYMGKILTSNDEKMVMNGLRQLNKALGLFEFVWKTTGVKGAMELQGHLWSVGAEERFLSYRGHKFFVHGIIP
- the LOC124919275 gene encoding uncharacterized protein LOC124919275; the encoded protein is MVIWSYPPTRKQLAISVGLFLTGASLFAIGAHLSFVNVAPQQARTKARSDFVKDRLRKILDD